One segment of Halococcus saccharolyticus DSM 5350 DNA contains the following:
- a CDS encoding DUF5790 family protein, with translation MSQSTFEDDDLFDEAAADVRTDVEEHLAAARDALPESDAIWTVEADNTLGVLNALGQALDTGDAAERLRDAKKWYAMGERADAFDDADDLAKQIEELETVIEDVETAHDHASALSSTVPELRGALDEAGEAASEGGNDEGESDADTDADAEEAEEAAE, from the coding sequence ATGAGCCAGTCGACGTTCGAGGACGACGACCTGTTCGATGAGGCCGCGGCGGACGTCCGTACCGATGTCGAGGAGCACCTCGCGGCGGCGCGCGACGCGCTCCCCGAGTCCGACGCGATCTGGACGGTCGAGGCCGACAACACACTCGGGGTGCTCAACGCGCTCGGGCAGGCGCTCGACACCGGCGACGCCGCCGAGCGCCTCCGCGACGCCAAGAAATGGTACGCGATGGGCGAGCGCGCCGACGCCTTCGACGACGCCGACGACCTCGCCAAGCAGATCGAGGAGCTCGAAACCGTCATAGAGGACGTCGAGACCGCCCACGACCACGCAAGCGCCCTGTCGAGTACGGTGCCCGAACTCCGCGGTGCGCTCGACGAGGCCGGCGAGGCCGCAAGCGAGGGAGGAAACGACGAAGGGGAAAGCGACGCTGACACCGACGCCGACGCGGAGGAAGCCGAGGAAGCCGCCGAGTAG
- a CDS encoding DUF7544 domain-containing protein: MTLYAVDDVSDAYDVTRRFLFPFTLGRWLKLALVVLFIGGASAGFPAGFDTTVPVDQPTGPEFGAEPEFDAGPASGADIEQFLPLILTLAALVVVFVLAFVVIGSIMEFVFVASLTEGDVTVRRYVGRYWGKGLRLLGFRIVLGLLTAAIVAIPVVVASVVFFDPGLGIGGAAGALALLAPVLLFVVLVATLVSGFTTMFVVPVMLLEDRGVLSAWGRFWPTLRGQWKQYFAYVVLELVLSIAAGVVVAVVTALALAVLAIPFGMLGVLTVVVAGGFGDLSLAVVALLSIGAVVFTLLAFFVVLLVQVPVVTYFRYYALLVLGDTDESLDLVPERRRRVRGSGSSDDPASMGDHPAA; this comes from the coding sequence ATGACACTTTACGCAGTCGACGACGTTAGTGACGCCTACGACGTGACCCGACGATTCCTGTTTCCGTTCACGCTCGGCCGATGGCTCAAACTCGCGCTGGTCGTCCTCTTCATTGGCGGCGCAAGTGCGGGATTTCCGGCCGGGTTCGATACGACCGTCCCGGTGGATCAGCCGACTGGGCCGGAGTTCGGAGCGGAGCCTGAGTTCGATGCAGGACCGGCCAGCGGGGCGGACATCGAGCAGTTCCTGCCGTTGATCCTCACACTCGCGGCGCTCGTCGTCGTGTTCGTGCTCGCGTTCGTCGTCATCGGATCGATCATGGAGTTCGTGTTCGTCGCCTCGCTCACCGAAGGAGACGTCACCGTTCGACGGTACGTCGGACGCTACTGGGGGAAGGGGCTGCGACTGTTGGGATTCCGGATCGTTCTCGGCCTCCTGACGGCGGCGATCGTGGCGATTCCGGTCGTCGTGGCGTCGGTCGTGTTCTTCGATCCGGGCCTCGGTATCGGCGGGGCAGCCGGCGCACTGGCACTCCTCGCGCCCGTCCTCCTATTTGTCGTCCTCGTCGCTACGCTGGTGAGCGGTTTCACGACGATGTTCGTCGTCCCGGTCATGCTCTTGGAGGACCGAGGCGTGCTATCGGCGTGGGGACGGTTCTGGCCGACGCTCCGTGGCCAGTGGAAGCAGTACTTCGCGTACGTCGTCCTCGAACTCGTTCTGAGCATCGCGGCCGGTGTGGTCGTCGCCGTCGTCACGGCTCTCGCGCTCGCCGTGCTCGCGATCCCGTTCGGCATGCTTGGCGTGCTCACCGTCGTGGTTGCCGGTGGGTTCGGTGACCTCTCGCTCGCCGTCGTTGCGCTGTTGAGCATCGGTGCGGTCGTCTTCACCCTGCTGGCGTTCTTCGTCGTCCTGCTCGTCCAGGTTCCGGTCGTGACGTACTTCCGGTACTACGCGTTGCTCGTCCTCGGCGATACCGACGAGTCACTCGACCTCGTTCCCGAACGCCGCCGTCGCGTGCGTGGCTCGGGATCGAGCGACGATCCGGCCTCGATGGGCGATCATCCAGCCGCGTAG
- a CDS encoding MazG nucleotide pyrophosphohydrolase domain-containing protein, giving the protein MNEQQRVATFIEEYDLRGEPAFRVLDLAAEVGEIAADATKSTDWGTKPSDLDVETDEIGDALFSLLAVAESLDIDAGDALDESLAKYEKRIEGTGSASSDS; this is encoded by the coding sequence ATGAACGAACAACAGCGCGTCGCGACGTTCATCGAGGAGTACGATCTACGGGGCGAGCCGGCGTTTCGGGTCCTCGATCTGGCAGCCGAAGTCGGCGAGATCGCGGCCGACGCGACCAAATCAACCGACTGGGGAACGAAGCCGAGCGATCTCGACGTCGAAACCGACGAGATCGGTGACGCCCTCTTCTCGCTGCTCGCTGTCGCCGAGTCGCTCGACATCGACGCTGGAGACGCCCTCGACGAATCACTCGCGAAGTACGAGAAGCGGATCGAGGGCACGGGAAGCGCATCGTCCGACAGTTGA
- a CDS encoding dihydroneopterin aldolase family protein, which translates to MTSNSGTNSTSPTDAETACFEAGIKFGTLYHQFAGTPVSPASAASLERAIEDAIENQPYCESVSVAILADELDAAIDHGYTELTGRFMEVELVVEYEEHRVTARMAMEEGYPRMRVASIETLD; encoded by the coding sequence ATGACCAGTAACTCCGGAACGAACTCGACTTCACCGACTGACGCCGAAACTGCCTGCTTCGAGGCCGGGATCAAGTTCGGCACGCTGTATCACCAGTTCGCCGGCACGCCGGTTAGCCCGGCGAGCGCGGCCAGTCTGGAGCGCGCGATCGAGGACGCGATCGAAAATCAGCCGTACTGCGAGTCGGTCTCGGTCGCGATCCTCGCCGACGAACTCGACGCCGCCATCGATCACGGCTACACGGAACTCACGGGTCGGTTCATGGAGGTCGAACTCGTCGTGGAGTACGAAGAACACCGAGTCACGGCACGGATGGCGATGGAAGAGGGCTACCCACGAATGCGGGTCGCATCGATCGAGACGCTGGACTAA
- a CDS encoding translation initiation factor IF-2 subunit beta: MDYEASLDRAMDSVPDLDTGDSRLDVPDAEAQKDGAFTRLVNLGRIADALSREPEHLHRVIQRELGTNGQFGGDRARYNGSFSGDDFGTAIDGYIEEFVICSECGLPDTRLEMEGRTRMLRCEACGAFRPVAKNTGSQQSSQQADVEEGRTYEVKITGTGRKGDGVAEKGKYTIFVPGAQEGDVVDAYIENISGTLAFARLA; this comes from the coding sequence ATGGATTACGAAGCCAGTCTCGACCGAGCGATGGACTCGGTCCCCGACCTCGACACCGGCGACTCGCGGCTCGACGTTCCCGACGCGGAGGCCCAGAAGGACGGCGCGTTCACGCGACTCGTGAACCTCGGCCGGATCGCCGACGCGCTCTCGCGCGAGCCCGAACACCTCCACCGAGTGATCCAGCGCGAACTCGGGACGAACGGCCAGTTCGGCGGCGACCGCGCGCGGTATAACGGCTCGTTCTCCGGCGACGATTTCGGCACGGCCATCGACGGCTACATCGAGGAGTTCGTGATCTGTTCGGAGTGTGGCCTGCCGGACACACGCCTCGAAATGGAAGGCCGGACCCGAATGCTCCGGTGTGAGGCGTGTGGGGCCTTCCGCCCGGTCGCGAAGAACACCGGCTCCCAGCAGTCCAGCCAGCAGGCCGACGTCGAGGAGGGCCGGACCTACGAAGTCAAGATCACCGGCACCGGCCGGAAAGGCGACGGCGTCGCGGAGAAGGGCAAGTACACCATCTTCGTGCCCGGCGCACAGGAAGGCGACGTGGTCGACGCCTACATCGAGAACATCAGCGGGACGCTCGCGTTCGCCCGACTGGCGTAG
- the azf gene encoding NAD-dependent glucose-6-phosphate dehydrogenase Azf — MAGRSRDSRVLLTGASGRVGEAILRRLGEKYDWRLLDREPPTGEPDHEYVVADVTDEEAVREAVEGMDAVVHLAGDPRPEAPWDSVLANNIDGTQTVVAAAANAGVEKFVFASSNHAVGAFETDERVPELYRTDDEFRLDGTELPRPSNLYGVGKVAGETLCRYYHDETGMSTVCVRVGNLTEDHPPIDYERGQAMWLSYRDCAHLFERCLEADYEYEIVYGISDNDRKYYSIERAREVLGYDPQDNSVEY, encoded by the coding sequence ATGGCGGGGAGGTCACGGGATTCGAGAGTGTTACTTACCGGCGCGTCGGGGCGCGTCGGCGAGGCGATCCTGCGCCGGCTCGGTGAGAAGTACGACTGGCGGCTACTCGACCGCGAGCCGCCGACCGGTGAGCCCGACCACGAGTACGTCGTCGCGGACGTCACCGACGAGGAGGCCGTTCGCGAGGCAGTCGAGGGGATGGACGCAGTCGTTCACCTCGCCGGCGACCCCCGGCCGGAAGCGCCGTGGGACAGCGTGCTCGCGAACAACATCGACGGGACCCAAACCGTGGTCGCGGCGGCCGCCAACGCCGGCGTCGAGAAGTTCGTCTTCGCCTCCTCGAACCACGCAGTCGGGGCGTTCGAGACCGACGAGCGCGTGCCCGAACTGTACCGTACAGACGACGAGTTCCGGCTCGACGGCACCGAGCTCCCGCGGCCGAGCAACCTCTACGGCGTCGGCAAGGTCGCCGGCGAGACGCTGTGTCGGTACTACCACGACGAGACGGGAATGAGCACGGTCTGTGTCCGCGTCGGAAACCTGACCGAGGATCACCCCCCGATCGATTACGAGCGCGGGCAGGCGATGTGGCTCTCCTATCGGGACTGTGCCCACCTCTTCGAGCGGTGTCTCGAAGCCGACTACGAGTACGAGATCGTTTACGGCATCTCCGACAACGACCGGAAATACTACTCCATCGAGCGCGCTCGCGAAGTACTCGGCTACGATCCCCAGGACAACTCGGTCGAGTATTAG
- a CDS encoding DUF309 domain-containing protein → MDAHLQAGIAIYNAGRFHAAHDAWEDRWLALDTGDDDERFLHGLIQFTAAVHHATGRNWTGACGLAESAREYLADLPEDYRGVNVGEVREYLAVLDADPESIERGPPLTVAHEGRQLGLDDLDFEASAVAAEVLAEAGDADHATIERAVEYARDDFAAGNETSPFVTLVMDFVRDSDNRGIVRQRLTEHTERRAARDRDVDGLFDP, encoded by the coding sequence ATGGACGCTCACCTCCAAGCCGGCATCGCGATCTACAACGCCGGTCGTTTCCACGCCGCCCACGACGCGTGGGAAGATCGGTGGCTCGCTCTCGATACGGGCGACGACGACGAGCGCTTTCTGCACGGGCTTATCCAGTTCACCGCGGCAGTCCACCACGCGACCGGGCGCAACTGGACGGGTGCGTGTGGCCTCGCCGAGAGCGCCCGCGAGTATCTCGCCGACCTCCCCGAAGACTACCGTGGCGTGAACGTCGGCGAGGTCCGAGAGTATCTCGCCGTTCTCGACGCCGACCCCGAATCGATCGAACGCGGGCCACCACTCACCGTAGCCCACGAGGGCCGCCAGCTCGGTCTCGACGATCTCGACTTCGAAGCGAGTGCCGTCGCTGCGGAGGTCCTCGCCGAGGCGGGCGACGCCGACCACGCGACTATCGAACGCGCCGTCGAATACGCCCGCGACGATTTCGCTGCCGGCAACGAGACCAGCCCGTTCGTGACGCTCGTGATGGATTTTGTCCGTGACTCCGACAACCGTGGGATCGTCCGCCAGCGTCTCACCGAGCACACCGAACGCCGCGCCGCCCGCGATCGGGACGTCGACGGACTGTTCGATCCGTAG
- a CDS encoding DUF4112 domain-containing protein: MSADDSSTDDAEDSFTNGSDDSFTDTSGDSADDALGTLQEWYEEASTREDGPDLDELSARERGALKRARAMATFLDDAIPVPVIGYRVGADPILSIAPVSGDLAGAALSMHIVAEAARLGVPPKTLALMVGDVAVDTITGSVPVAGTLFDAVWKANRRNVARLESHLENRTEVPVE; this comes from the coding sequence ATGTCTGCAGACGACTCGTCAACCGACGACGCCGAGGACTCGTTCACGAACGGTTCGGACGACTCGTTCACCGACACGTCCGGGGACTCCGCCGACGACGCACTCGGCACGCTCCAGGAGTGGTACGAGGAGGCGTCGACCCGCGAGGACGGTCCCGACCTCGACGAACTCTCGGCCCGCGAGCGCGGGGCGCTGAAGCGCGCCCGGGCGATGGCGACGTTTCTCGACGACGCGATCCCGGTTCCCGTGATCGGCTACCGGGTTGGGGCCGATCCGATTCTGAGCATCGCTCCGGTCTCGGGCGATCTCGCTGGCGCGGCGCTCTCGATGCACATCGTCGCCGAGGCCGCACGCCTCGGGGTACCGCCGAAGACTCTTGCTCTGATGGTCGGAGACGTCGCCGTCGACACGATCACTGGGTCGGTCCCGGTCGCCGGAACGCTTTTCGATGCGGTCTGGAAGGCCAACAGGCGCAACGTCGCACGGCTCGAATCCCACCTCGAAAACCGCACCGAGGTCCCCGTCGAGTAA
- a CDS encoding MaoC family dehydratase, which yields MAREHFEDVTVGETREFGDRDVSREEIVEFAGQYDPQPFHTDTTAARESMFGGLIASGWHTAAMTMELLVTNVFEGSAATGAVGVDELRWPNPVRPGDTLSVRTEVLDTEPWNDRLGLVRSKTTTHNQNDEPVMSMVGLVLYERRDPE from the coding sequence ATGGCGCGCGAACACTTCGAGGACGTCACCGTGGGCGAGACCCGTGAGTTCGGCGATCGCGACGTGAGCCGTGAGGAGATCGTCGAGTTCGCCGGCCAGTACGATCCACAGCCGTTTCACACCGACACAACGGCGGCCAGGGAGTCCATGTTCGGCGGGTTGATCGCGAGCGGGTGGCACACTGCGGCGATGACGATGGAACTGCTCGTCACGAACGTCTTCGAGGGATCGGCCGCGACGGGCGCGGTCGGTGTCGACGAACTCCGGTGGCCGAATCCCGTACGACCGGGCGACACGCTCTCGGTTCGGACCGAGGTGCTCGACACCGAACCGTGGAACGATCGTCTCGGATTGGTTCGGAGCAAGACGACGACCCACAACCAGAACGACGAGCCCGTCATGTCGATGGTCGGACTCGTACTGTACGAGCGCCGCGACCCGGAGTGA
- a CDS encoding VOC family protein, with amino-acid sequence MSDDAPPITADRPDSPFHTTGTDHVTVWGSNEADTLAFYRDLLGMPLVLRQPNLDDPSQTHLFFDTGDGRIITFFVSDERESNPQPQRSGVGGVHHLSFGVDPERFGEVMAALDDDGRGYNVFDRGIFHSLYTRDNNGLVIELATDKYEIPDDRRGEVLATAQRIREDEGADYAGEEHLAAALEELDLPAEPHDLPDASSGVGGVE; translated from the coding sequence ATGAGCGACGACGCACCCCCGATCACCGCAGACCGGCCCGACAGCCCTTTCCACACCACCGGCACCGATCACGTCACCGTCTGGGGCAGCAACGAAGCCGACACGCTCGCGTTCTACCGCGACCTCCTCGGAATGCCCCTCGTGCTTCGCCAGCCGAACCTCGACGATCCCTCCCAGACGCACCTGTTTTTCGACACCGGTGACGGCCGCATTATCACCTTCTTCGTGAGCGACGAGCGCGAGTCGAACCCCCAACCCCAGCGCAGCGGCGTCGGCGGGGTCCATCACCTCTCCTTCGGCGTCGATCCCGAACGCTTCGGCGAGGTGATGGCGGCACTCGACGACGACGGCCGCGGCTACAACGTCTTCGACCGTGGCATCTTCCACTCGCTGTACACCCGCGACAACAATGGTCTCGTGATCGAACTCGCCACCGACAAGTACGAGATCCCCGACGACCGCCGGGGTGAGGTGCTCGCGACTGCCCAGCGCATCCGCGAGGACGAGGGGGCCGATTACGCCGGGGAAGAACACCTCGCGGCCGCGCTCGAAGAACTCGACCTCCCCGCCGAACCGCACGACCTCCCGGACGCGTCGAGCGGGGTCGGTGGCGTCGAATAA
- a CDS encoding YegP family protein, translated as MSEHDHDYTLTVRPNATLRVAYSTGEGTLEKALLAFEYGHEGIDGMSDDGEGIVWRGYEIALSRNGENVLDRGSPFVESGDVERGLERGVDTATKYGRQLRERIGDLRERRSKSSLEITDAKEAAETPRTVEIPGPRDTTVEIALSGSSATFDLYEDDGGNWRWRLTHDDETLAVSSTGYESREDAEDSITALKTNALGAAIED; from the coding sequence ATGAGTGAACACGATCACGATTACACACTGACCGTTCGACCGAACGCCACCCTCCGGGTCGCGTACAGCACCGGCGAGGGAACGCTCGAAAAGGCCCTACTCGCGTTCGAGTACGGCCACGAGGGGATCGACGGGATGAGCGACGACGGCGAGGGGATCGTGTGGCGGGGGTACGAGATCGCGCTCTCGCGCAACGGCGAGAACGTGCTCGATCGCGGGTCGCCGTTCGTCGAATCGGGCGACGTCGAGCGCGGTCTCGAACGTGGCGTCGACACCGCCACCAAGTACGGTCGACAGTTGCGCGAGCGCATCGGCGACCTCCGTGAGCGACGGTCGAAATCGTCGCTCGAAATCACGGACGCCAAAGAGGCGGCCGAAACGCCGCGAACGGTCGAGATTCCCGGCCCACGCGACACGACCGTCGAGATCGCGCTGTCGGGGTCGTCGGCGACGTTCGATCTCTACGAGGACGACGGCGGAAACTGGCGCTGGCGGCTGACCCACGACGACGAGACGCTCGCGGTCAGCTCGACAGGCTACGAGTCGCGCGAGGACGCCGAGGACTCGATCACCGCGCTCAAAACGAACGCGCTCGGCGCAGCAATCGAGGATTGA
- a CDS encoding single-stranded DNA binding protein, translating to MGAIEEIYADLDADVPEGEFREAVEEKVEEMGGLADEETAAMLIAHEVADGEVEGVADVEPGMEEAKFVAKVTSVGELRTFERDGEDEDGQVINVEVADETGQIRVAFWDERAESAAEELETGSVLKIAGRPREGYNGIEISADRVEPADVEVDVDLDAADTIAGLSLGQSDVDLVGLVLDTDTVRTFDRDDGSEGRVANLTLGDETGRTRVTLWDDQAGRVEELTAGTTIELTDGYVRERNGDLELHVGDRGGLTEVDATVEYTPETTPIEDLEIDTTVDIGGVIRSTDPKRTFDRDDGSEGQVKNIRVQDETGDIRVALWGEKADRDLGPGDEVQFADVEIQDGWQDDLEASAGWQTSVTTFDTGGVPSTAEDDETSDDETGLGAFTGDGANSENGTTTDGHESETEREAADTAATDAATTDATTENGTESGADDGPIEFTGTVVQASDPVVLDNGSETMRIETSATVHLGEELTARGREADGALDADEVF from the coding sequence ATGGGTGCGATAGAGGAGATCTACGCGGACCTCGACGCCGACGTACCCGAGGGGGAGTTCCGAGAGGCCGTCGAGGAGAAAGTCGAGGAGATGGGGGGGCTCGCCGACGAGGAGACCGCCGCGATGTTGATCGCCCACGAGGTCGCCGACGGGGAGGTCGAAGGCGTCGCCGACGTCGAGCCGGGGATGGAGGAGGCGAAGTTCGTCGCGAAGGTCACGAGCGTCGGCGAGCTCCGCACCTTCGAGCGCGACGGCGAGGACGAGGACGGCCAAGTCATCAACGTCGAGGTCGCCGACGAAACGGGACAGATCAGAGTGGCGTTCTGGGACGAACGGGCCGAAAGCGCGGCCGAGGAGCTCGAAACCGGTTCGGTACTCAAGATCGCGGGCCGGCCGCGCGAGGGGTACAACGGGATCGAGATCAGCGCGGATCGGGTCGAACCGGCCGACGTCGAGGTCGACGTCGATCTCGACGCCGCCGACACCATCGCGGGGCTCTCGCTCGGCCAGTCCGACGTCGATCTCGTGGGCCTCGTCCTCGACACCGACACCGTCAGAACGTTCGATCGCGACGACGGCTCGGAGGGTCGGGTGGCGAACCTCACGCTCGGCGACGAAACCGGCCGAACGCGGGTGACACTCTGGGACGACCAGGCAGGACGAGTCGAGGAACTCACAGCCGGCACGACGATCGAACTCACCGACGGCTACGTCCGCGAGCGCAACGGCGACCTCGAACTCCACGTCGGCGATCGCGGTGGCCTCACGGAGGTCGATGCCACGGTGGAGTACACGCCCGAAACCACCCCGATCGAGGATCTGGAGATCGATACCACTGTGGACATCGGTGGCGTCATCAGGTCGACCGATCCCAAACGCACCTTCGACCGCGACGACGGCTCGGAGGGCCAGGTCAAGAACATCCGCGTTCAGGACGAGACCGGCGACATCCGGGTGGCGCTGTGGGGCGAGAAGGCCGACCGTGATCTGGGCCCGGGCGACGAGGTCCAGTTCGCGGACGTCGAGATCCAGGACGGCTGGCAGGACGATCTCGAAGCCTCGGCGGGCTGGCAGACGAGCGTGACGACGTTCGACACCGGCGGAGTGCCTTCGACTGCCGAAGACGACGAAACCAGCGACGACGAGACCGGTCTCGGAGCGTTCACCGGCGATGGTGCGAACAGCGAGAACGGGACGACGACCGACGGACACGAGTCCGAAACCGAACGTGAGGCGGCGGACACAGCAGCGACGGATGCGGCAACGACGGACGCGACGACCGAAAACGGGACCGAGAGCGGTGCGGACGACGGGCCGATCGAGTTCACCGGGACGGTCGTACAGGCGAGTGATCCGGTAGTGCTCGACAACGGCAGCGAGACGATGCGCATCGAGACCTCCGCAACGGTACACCTCGGCGAAGAGCTCACTGCGCGGGGACGGGAGGCCGACGGCGCGCTCGATGCGGACGAAGTGTTCTGA
- a CDS encoding histone-like protein, which produces MSVELPFAPVDAVIRRHAGSLRVSSEATEELAERIQQRGAHLAADAAQRATDDDRKTLQAADFETDAAGPGELELPVAPVDRIARLDIDDRYRVARDARVALAHRLERYAGRIAAAAAVLARHAGRRTITVADVETYFELAPYFPDE; this is translated from the coding sequence ATGAGCGTCGAGCTCCCGTTCGCGCCGGTCGACGCCGTGATCCGACGGCACGCCGGCTCGCTGCGGGTGAGCAGCGAGGCCACCGAGGAGCTCGCCGAACGCATCCAGCAGCGCGGCGCGCACCTCGCGGCCGACGCCGCCCAGCGCGCGACCGACGACGACCGCAAGACCCTTCAGGCCGCTGACTTCGAGACCGACGCCGCCGGGCCCGGCGAACTCGAACTCCCGGTCGCGCCGGTCGATCGCATCGCCCGCCTCGACATCGACGACCGATACCGAGTCGCCCGGGACGCCCGGGTCGCGCTCGCCCACCGGCTCGAACGCTACGCCGGCCGGATCGCGGCGGCCGCGGCAGTGCTCGCGCGCCACGCCGGCCGGCGTACGATCACGGTCGCCGACGTCGAGACGTACTTCGAACTCGCACCGTACTTCCCCGACGAATGA
- a CDS encoding histone deacetylase family protein, with product MRFGYSAECLEHDPGSRHPESPDRLRAIRQALAKRHGVEYVEADPIDESAARAAHDADYVREFREFCASGGGQWDPDTVAVEATWDAALRSAGQAVWAAEAALDGASGRETPFALGRPPGHHAVADDAMGFCFLNNAAIAAEAMIDDGRAERVAIVDWDVHHGNGTQDIFEDRGDVFYASIHERGLYPGTGEAGEIGTGDGEGATVNLAYPSGAGDPAYVAAIDEVFAPLLDEFGPDLLLVSAGFDAHEHDPISRMSVSTEGYGVLAARLRDLADRSDAGFGFVLEGGYGLDTLSESITTVNEVFGGYDPVEPEGSVDDRARSVIDEVRAAHGLNG from the coding sequence ATGAGATTCGGTTACTCCGCGGAGTGTCTCGAACACGATCCCGGCTCGCGCCACCCCGAGAGCCCCGACCGGCTCCGCGCCATCCGGCAGGCGCTCGCGAAACGTCACGGCGTCGAGTACGTCGAGGCCGATCCGATCGACGAGTCGGCCGCCCGAGCGGCCCACGACGCCGACTACGTTCGGGAATTTCGGGAGTTCTGTGCGTCGGGCGGTGGTCAGTGGGACCCCGACACCGTCGCGGTCGAGGCGACGTGGGACGCTGCACTCCGAAGTGCGGGACAGGCGGTGTGGGCCGCCGAAGCCGCCCTCGACGGCGCGAGCGGACGCGAAACTCCCTTCGCTCTCGGTCGACCGCCGGGCCACCACGCGGTCGCCGACGACGCGATGGGCTTCTGTTTCCTCAACAACGCCGCCATCGCGGCCGAGGCGATGATCGACGACGGGCGCGCGGAACGGGTCGCGATCGTCGACTGGGACGTCCACCACGGCAACGGCACCCAAGACATCTTCGAGGATCGAGGCGACGTGTTCTACGCTTCGATCCACGAGCGCGGGCTCTACCCGGGCACCGGCGAGGCCGGCGAGATCGGAACGGGCGACGGCGAAGGCGCAACCGTGAACCTCGCGTACCCCTCCGGGGCGGGTGATCCGGCGTACGTCGCCGCGATCGACGAGGTGTTTGCGCCGCTTCTCGACGAGTTCGGTCCCGATCTCCTCCTCGTGAGTGCGGGCTTCGACGCTCACGAACACGACCCGATCTCACGGATGAGCGTCTCGACCGAGGGGTACGGTGTGCTGGCCGCACGGCTCCGTGATCTCGCGGATCGATCCGACGCGGGCTTCGGGTTCGTCCTCGAAGGCGGCTACGGTCTCGACACCCTTTCGGAAAGTATCACGACGGTGAACGAGGTCTTCGGCGGGTACGATCCCGTCGAACCCGAGGGATCCGTCGACGATCGTGCGCGCTCAGTTATCGACGAAGTTCGAGCGGCTCACGGCCTCAACGGGTGA
- a CDS encoding winged helix-turn-helix transcriptional regulator: MNEKSPERAAIEPPESATEESSEWRAVWHGLHQALRGKWAMHVLRLLFEGPRGFNEMRRELDGPTAKTLSERLTELRCHGLVERHVEATSPPSTRYELTPAGRRFVAVLRELEVEVDLVECGCAEECEVATVDAERTAAATEECC; encoded by the coding sequence ATGAACGAGAAGTCACCCGAACGTGCTGCCATCGAACCACCGGAGTCCGCCACCGAGGAATCGTCGGAATGGCGGGCCGTGTGGCACGGCCTCCACCAAGCGCTGCGGGGGAAGTGGGCGATGCACGTCCTTCGGCTGCTCTTCGAGGGACCACGGGGATTCAACGAGATGCGCCGTGAACTCGACGGACCGACGGCGAAGACGCTCTCGGAACGCCTGACCGAACTCCGGTGTCACGGTCTCGTCGAGCGCCACGTCGAGGCGACGTCGCCGCCCTCGACGCGGTACGAACTCACCCCTGCTGGGAGACGATTCGTCGCAGTGCTTCGGGAGCTAGAGGTGGAAGTCGATCTCGTCGAGTGTGGCTGTGCGGAGGAGTGTGAGGTGGCCACCGTGGATGCCGAGCGAACGGCAGCGGCCACCGAGGAGTGTTGTTGA